The Chitinivibrionales bacterium genome window below encodes:
- a CDS encoding sulfatase-like hydrolase/transferase: MNTAASMTRRKAVRMVGAGISALSTPFITGCGNTTHASERPNIFLALADDWSWPHSGLAGSKAARTPVFDQCAREGAYFTNAFVSSPSCAPSRASILTGRHFWELEQGANLWGTLPADYKVYLDPLEKEGYYVGFSNKGWGPGSVKAGGRDRNPAGPKYANFEHFLSLRPKKAPFCFWFGSRDPHRYYGPRARISRKKDLDSIEVPPFLPDNEIVRRDMGNYFFEVQRFDRELGKALEMLEKRGELENTIVIITSDNGMPFPRCKANCYDWGVRVPLAVYWPGVIRSGTVIDDFVSLCDIAPTVLENCCPEQKNDMTGNSLRPLFDRSRNPGEKRGYALFGRERHVLAHGDTNHGYPVRAIRTESYLYIRNFKPERFPAGIPPAYRDCDSSPTKRYLLRNQDAPDVRPLFDLAFGKRPEEELYDLRIDPDQLNNVAQDNKYAAARQELWSTLKTALMKTDDPRILGKGDVFESYAFHTLKRLHQ, encoded by the coding sequence GTGAATACTGCTGCATCAATGACACGTCGGAAAGCAGTCCGGATGGTGGGCGCCGGAATATCGGCATTATCGACGCCCTTTATTACGGGATGTGGAAATACCACTCACGCGTCGGAACGGCCCAATATTTTCCTTGCCCTGGCCGATGACTGGTCGTGGCCCCATTCGGGTCTTGCGGGAAGTAAGGCTGCACGAACGCCTGTTTTTGATCAATGTGCCCGTGAAGGCGCTTACTTTACCAATGCCTTTGTTTCTTCTCCATCATGCGCTCCATCGCGGGCGTCAATCCTTACCGGACGGCATTTCTGGGAACTCGAACAGGGGGCGAACCTGTGGGGTACCCTTCCTGCCGACTATAAAGTCTATCTGGACCCATTGGAAAAAGAAGGATATTATGTTGGTTTCAGTAATAAAGGATGGGGGCCTGGAAGCGTAAAAGCCGGAGGCCGGGACCGAAATCCTGCCGGGCCGAAATATGCCAATTTTGAGCATTTCCTCTCCCTTCGACCAAAAAAAGCGCCATTCTGTTTCTGGTTCGGGAGCCGTGATCCCCACCGGTATTATGGCCCCAGAGCACGGATAAGCAGAAAAAAAGACCTTGACAGTATCGAGGTCCCTCCCTTTTTGCCCGATAATGAGATCGTCCGCCGGGATATGGGTAATTACTTTTTTGAAGTCCAGCGGTTCGATCGTGAGCTGGGAAAAGCCCTGGAGATGCTCGAAAAAAGGGGAGAGCTGGAAAATACGATCGTTATAATCACCAGCGATAACGGCATGCCCTTTCCGAGATGTAAGGCAAACTGCTATGACTGGGGCGTGCGTGTCCCGCTGGCTGTCTACTGGCCCGGCGTTATCAGGTCGGGGACCGTTATCGATGATTTTGTTTCCCTCTGTGATATTGCACCGACGGTGCTTGAAAATTGTTGCCCGGAGCAAAAAAACGACATGACCGGCAACTCCCTCCGGCCTCTCTTCGACCGTTCCCGCAATCCCGGTGAGAAACGCGGCTATGCGCTGTTCGGACGGGAACGTCATGTTCTTGCCCACGGCGATACAAACCACGGTTATCCCGTACGCGCAATCCGCACTGAAAGTTATTTATATATTCGTAATTTCAAGCCCGAACGGTTTCCCGCAGGAATCCCCCCGGCCTATCGTGACTGCGATTCATCACCAACAAAGCGGTATCTCCTCAGAAACCAGGATGCTCCCGATGTCAGGCCGCTGTTCGATCTCGCTTTCGGTAAACGGCCCGAGGAAGAACTCTATGATTTGAGAATCGACCCCGATCAGCTCAATAATGTTGCGCAGGATAACAAATATGCAGCCGCCAGACAGGAACTCTGGTCGACGCTGAAAACTGCCCTTATGAAAACCGACGATCCCCGGATCCTGGGGAAGGGTGATGTTTTTGAGAGTTATGCATTTCATACGCTGAAACGGTTGCATCAGTAG
- a CDS encoding sulfotransferase: MPKKRRIRLPNFLVVGAAKAGSTAVATYLEEHPQIYMSPMKEPKFISSHFMKFPYNGPGDDFVENFTVRNLPTYKGLFKWVRRHRAIGEASVENLFYYEKAIPVIKKLFGDPKIIIILRNPVDRAFSAYKMMVRDGREELSFEEALEREQKRKEENWEFLWFYREVGLYYKQVKAYLESFSRVKVTLYDDFRMDTIGFMQNLYRFLRVRDNFKPEVALKFNVSGRFRNVFLQLLFRATGFKGMLYKFLSLNGISDAAILGTIDSVREGDLEPMHINPQTQSKLTGYFSNDIKKLQELIGRDLSGWME; this comes from the coding sequence ATGCCTAAAAAAAGAAGAATACGCCTTCCAAATTTCTTAGTTGTCGGAGCGGCCAAGGCAGGGAGTACCGCGGTAGCCACCTATCTTGAGGAGCATCCGCAGATCTACATGAGCCCGATGAAAGAGCCGAAATTTATCTCATCCCATTTCATGAAATTTCCCTATAACGGTCCTGGTGATGATTTTGTCGAGAATTTCACGGTGAGGAATCTTCCGACTTACAAGGGCCTGTTTAAATGGGTGCGACGGCACCGTGCCATTGGTGAAGCCAGTGTTGAGAACCTGTTTTATTATGAGAAGGCGATTCCTGTTATTAAAAAGCTGTTCGGCGATCCGAAAATAATTATCATTCTCCGCAATCCTGTCGACCGGGCCTTTTCGGCTTACAAGATGATGGTCCGTGACGGTCGGGAGGAATTGAGTTTTGAAGAAGCGCTTGAGCGGGAACAGAAACGGAAGGAAGAAAACTGGGAATTTTTATGGTTTTACCGTGAAGTCGGTTTGTATTATAAGCAGGTGAAAGCATATCTTGAATCTTTTTCGAGAGTTAAAGTAACTTTATATGATGATTTCCGGATGGATACTATTGGCTTTATGCAGAATTTATACCGATTTTTACGGGTCCGTGATAATTTCAAGCCCGAGGTGGCCTTAAAATTCAATGTATCGGGGCGATTCAGGAATGTTTTTTTGCAACTGCTTTTTCGGGCAACCGGTTTCAAGGGGATGTTGTATAAGTTTTTATCTCTTAACGGTATTTCCGATGCGGCGATATTAGGCACTATCGACAGTGTTCGAGAGGGTGATCTTGAACCAATGCATATAAATCCTCAAACGCAGAGCAAGCTGACCGGATATTTCAGTAATGATATCAAAAAGCTGCAGGAGCTTATCGGCCGTGACCTGAGCGGCTGGATGGAGTAA